A stretch of the Candidatus Thorarchaeota archaeon genome encodes the following:
- a CDS encoding PDZ domain-containing protein — translation IVAGDIIFRLDDVDVYRIEDLLKEIHKRKVGEKIRIFILRRGKEHFFEVTLSKMP, via the coding sequence ATAGTTGCTGGTGACATAATCTTTAGGCTAGATGACGTAGACGTCTATCGCATTGAAGACTTGCTCAAGGAGATTCATAAAAGAAAAGTCGGAGAGAAAATAAGAATATTTATCCTTCGCAGAGGCAAAGAACACTTCTTTGAAGTAACACTGAGCAAAATGCCTTAA